The following nucleotide sequence is from Cercospora beticola chromosome 2, complete sequence.
GTCCGCAGGGCTCGTATTGCACAATGTGTTGCGTTGTAGCCGACTCGGGCCTATCATTACCTTAGCGCTTGCTTTTCTCCGCATACAGGAAGGTCTCGATCGATTGCGTGCGTTCAGAGGCACTCGGACTGAAGCCAGCGGATCCCTGCCTCTGAATGCCAAGCCGTCGCTCTCCACGCCGCTGCCAACTTTCTGTGCTGGCCGACACTCCCACCGCCTACAAGAACGCAGAGTCAATAATGCCAACGaatctcgccgccgccgccttttCAGCCTCATCGCTGTCCTTCGTGCGACGTCACAGGCAGTCCTTCTTGTTCGATGCACTCCGAACATGGATACGAGGTTGCTCCATCCAAAGACCAGCTTCCTGTGCCTTGATATGTGCCGGATCATCAGAATTCGGCATACGAGATCATGACGTGCAGTCTCTCATCTCTTTGGTATAGAAGCTGCAAAATCCCTCATCTTCACAAACTCGCATTCTTCTTTCGTCCCCAATTTTCTCAAGTCAGACGTCACCATGACCGAGAACGCCACCCTCTTCCAAGGCTTTGAGTGGAATGTTCCGGCAGACGGCAAGCACTATCAACGCCTTCTGAAAGCGCTCCCAAGCCTCAAGAATGCCGGCATTGAAAACGTATGGCTCCCACCGGGCTGCAAAGCCTCTTCCAAGGACGGGAACGGATACGACATCTACGACCTTTACGATCTAGGCGAGTTCGACCAAAAAGGTGAAGTTCGGACCAAATGGGGCACCAAGGATGACCTGCTCGAATTGAGTGGCAAGGCGAAAGAATTGGGTGTCGGACTCTACTGGGACGCAGTTCTGAATCACAAAGCTGGCGCAGACAAGCAAGAGAAGGTACAAGCCAAGGAAGTGGCAGAGGACGATCGCAACAAAGAGATCAGCGATTCGTATCAGATATCCGCATGGCTTGGCTTTGAATTTCCTGGTCGAGGAGATAAGtattcgaagcagaagtatCATTGGCATCATTTCTCCGGAACGGACTGGAACCAAGCGAACGAGAAGAAAGCCATCTATAAATTGGAAGGACGAAACAAGGACTGGAGTGAGAGCgtagacgatgaagatgggaATGCGGACTACATGATGTTTGCGGATGTCGATTACGATCACCCAGAAGTTCAAGAGGATGTTAAGAATTGGGGTCGCTGGATTGTCAATGAACTTGGGCTGAAAGGTTTCCGTCTCGATGCTGTGCAGCACTTCAGTCAGAGGTTTACGAATGAGTGGGTTGAACATGTGCGTTCTTCTCAGCCCAGCGAAGATGGCAAtcgcgaagacgagaagagcAACGGCGACATCTTCATGGTCGGCGAATTTTGGAGTGCAGATACCGAGAATATGCTTCAATGGCTCTCGAAGATGGATCACGAATTCTCCCTCTTCGATTCTCCATTGGTGTACAACTTCTCCCGCATTGGAACAACACCTGATGCAGATCTCCGGACCGTGTTCGATAACACTCTCACACGAGCGGCGCCTTGCAATTCCGTCACTGTCGTCACGAACCACGATACGCAGCCGGGACAGACGATGGCCACGCCAATGGAAGGCTGGTTCAAATCCCTTGCGTACGCGATGATCTTGTTGCAGGAGAAGGGCTACCCGTGCGTATTCTACGGAGACGTGTATGGCATGaaagctggagaaggtgaagatggCGTTGAGTCTGAAGAGCCTGCGGCGGGAGGCAAGATACCGGATATGGTACTTTGCAGGAAGTTGTTTGCGTATGGTGAGCAGGCGGATTACATGAATGAAGCAAATTGTATAGGGTGGTACAGGAAGGGCGATGAACAGCACAAGGATGGCATGGCGGTTGTCATGAGTAATCAAGGTCCTGGTTCAATCAAGATGGAGGTGGGCAAGGACAAAGCGGGCCACGTCTGGACAGATGTGCTTGGGTGGGAAGAGGGTGAAGTTGTGAttgacgaagaaggcttcgGGGAGTTTCGATGTTCTGGTGTGAGCGTCAGTGTCTGGGTTAACAAGGACGCGAAGGGGAGAGAGAAATTTCCTGTGCAATTTGATGTGGACATCTACAATCTGGGCGAGACGAATGGAAACGCTCAAGGAGAAGGGAGTGATGCGAGTGTTGAGAGCACTTGATCGTGGCTTTAGAAACGTTTGAGAATTTGTTACATCTAGAACATAGAGCATCCGGCAATGAATTCGAATCGAACACAGCCGTAGGTTTGGTCCTGCAAAGCGGCGGAACATTGCCCCAATGCATTGCACGAGGACAATTGTACTCGCCTCAACATAGTGAGACATGCTGCGGATACTTTGAGAGCATCCATATGCATGAATGAGAACATGCGTGTCTCACTGATGACTCCTCTGCAATGCAGAAAGCCGCTCGACCGCATAGCAAAGGCAAGACTGTCCTCAAGTATGATCGAAACGATATATACTTGTTCTACAGCTCGTTTTCATCGACCCTCAATCTACTTCCGATCCACGTACGATACTCAGACCAACCTCAGCATGAATTCAAACATCAATCAGCAAGCAAAGTGGTCTACCAATCGGCCCAGATCTCCACGACTTAATCATCCGCAACATGGCTCCAATCGAACCATACCTTCGAAACCCGGAAGTGTGCCTTCATCCAAGCCTTCATACGACCACATGCAAGCCTGGCAACACCTACCCAAAGAAACACAAAATGCTCTCCCAAAAAGCTACTGGCAAGTGGCTTCAATGAAGAGTCTGAACATTTCATCGACTGCAACGAACGACAGCCAAACAGAGGATCATCCCGGCGTATTTTCATCACTCATCCAAGCGATCGATGAGGAATTGAAAGAATGGCAGACTACAACAACGAACGTCCAGAGCACCAACAGCTCGCCATTTCGTCATTCTCCTCAGCAACCCCACGAACAGAGCCCGCACGATTCAGCGATCGACTTGAACGACTTCGCTTGGGCTTCGACTCCAAAATCAGCTTCTGGTGAAGATGGACCACGAAGAGCTTTGAGAATGCTTGAAGgacgagatgaagaagatagTCCTACGGTGCCTCCTCTCTTTTCCAATGTTCCGCGAACGAACTCGTTCAACGATAATGATGACAGCTCATTCCATGTGACGAGATCGAATGTCTATCGAGCAGCAGGTTGGGAGAGGGGCTCAATCGATACAGTTTCACTCCAGGAGCAGAAGCCCCTTCTGATTGCTGAAACTTCGAAGAAGGGAAAGGGCATGAATGCCTCAACTGGCAACGAGACGACTTGTGTGGGGGCGACTGATGAGCGAACAGCAGCCGAGAATGGCAATCCAGGGTCTGTTCGAAGAGCAATCAGAAAGCTGAGACGAGTCAGTAAATTCGGCGCTGTGTAATGCGGTTGTGGTATGTATGCAGAAGCATGGTGTGGAAGAAGTAAAGCGAAAGTCTGTAGAATATGGGTATGTGTAGAAAACCAACACAACTCCGCAGTGGAATTGGTGATTCTTTGTTCATTACGAAAGGGGGAAGCGCAGCTATTGACCGTCTCTCGCGACGATCAGCACATCTGCCTGATAGTAGACAGAATATCGATTACAGCTTGTCGCGATCCCATAGAAGGCCTCCCATTCATGCATCGTGATTACTCATTCGGAACGTGCTCTCGGCCTAGATTCCATTCGCTGGGGCATAAGCCAGAGTGTTGCGAGGGTCCTGCGCAGCAGGCACGTggtcttcctcatcgctcgAAGCTCTCTCGCCCTTCTCGATGATCGGTGGAGGCTTTGGAATGTCCTTGCGGAAAATGTGGCGCTTGATGAAGTATGGAAGCCAGACTTTGAGTTCGTAGGACAGGAACTCCTTGGTGGGGACGGAGAAGACCTGGTCGATTTCCTCGAGGGTGAGTTGCTTCGTTTCGCGGAGGAATGCGAAGATCATGAACCAGGCTATCAGATTCAGACCGGCGTAAAAGCCGAAAGCACCAGTCTGAGTCATGACAGTCTGCATGCGAGGGAAGGTGAGGGAGAGGATACCAGCTAGAGACGAAGGTGTCAGAAGCATGATGCAGAACGAGAGTCGTTTGTTTGTCTCTTACCGAATGTGTTGTTGATGCAGACAGCCCAGGCCATACCTTGCTCACGCTGGATGGTCGGGAAGACTTCAGCACTATGAAAACTGTCAGCGTGTGTTTTGCTTCGAGCGGAGCGCATGTCTCCACTCTGATTTGGATTGCAACGTACGAGTACTGGAAGGCCACTGGGCCTTCACCGAGAGAGTATGCGATAGTAAAGAGGtagatgaagaggacgacaGGGCCGATTCGCTGACCCCGAGGTGCGTCATCCGGTACAAGCAGTGAGAGACCGCCAGCAAGGAGGAAAATGCACATGAAGGGGAATGTCGCCAATGTCAGAGTTCGTCGACCCTTGGtatcgatgaggaagagcgtCGGAATCGTGAAGACGACTTGAACAGCGCCATAGCCGAGCGACGCGTAGAGCGCTTGAGTAGCCGTGTAGCCCACTTGCTCGAAGATACTGGAGCTGTAGAAGGAGATGACTGTGTCTAGGTTAGTTTTGTTCCGTAAAAGTATGTCTCGAATAACTCACTGTTGATTCCGCACATCTGCTGAGCAATCATGACAGTTGAGGCACCATAGTTCGCTCTCCTAATCCGCGGGATCGTAAAGCAGTCCCAAAGACGAGTGAAGTAGTTCGATCCGGCAGCAAGTgcttgctcctcctcgtAGATGACATACGAGTAGTAGAAATCTCTCGCAGCGATGATCGGATGAGCCCGCAATTTCCTCATGGAAGTGAAAGCCTCGGACATTCGGTTGTTCTTCATAAGCCATCTGGGTGACTCTGGGCAGAAGTAGATACCAACTCCGAGAATGAAAGATGGGATGAAAGCAGAACCGAGTTGCAGTCTCCAAGCAATATCGCCAGTGTCCTTGACTATGACGTTGGCGCAGAAACCCAGAAAGATACCAATCACGACCCAGAGTTGCCTGGAGATCAAGTCAGTCTCCCGATCAAGCTGAGAGATGAGTAACAACGTACCAGAACATAACTAGAGCTCCTCTAATTCTCGCCGGAGCCATCTCTGCGGAGTAGATGGGTACAGTGGCGTTCTTTGCACCAATACCAATGCCCATGACGAAGCGTACAGCGAAGAGCGCTTGCCACGACTGGGTAAAGCCGCTGGCGATCGGCGTTGCGGTCAAACACAAGGCAGTGATAAAGATCTCACCACGACGGCCGAAGTACTTGTTGAGAGGATCCACGATGAAAGCGCCACTGTGAAGCCGTCAGTAGTGCGGATAGCGAGATTGTGGTCTGTACGTACATGAGACCAGCAGTTAGGAAAATGACAGAGTTGATCGCACCAACGATCCATTCGTCTCGACCTGAGCCGTCGATACCAAACTCTGTGGGAAACGAAAGGTTCGCGCCGTTGCTACCTAGACGTGATGGATTAGTCGCTGTCCCATGCAGTGGATGAACAGCCACACACGAGGCCATGGGCTGCGGTCTGAAAAGACACACACAGCCATGGCGTCGGTGGTATATtgctgttgtggttgtggggGGAGGGATGGTCGGTCCTTCATCCTCACATCGCTCCTTGCTCGCGTTACTCACCTGTCTGATCCCAACCTTGTGTTGCTATCAAAGTAATCAGTCTTCCGTCCTTCTCTAATATCCCAGCGACCACTCTTACCTGCTCCAATGGCACACAGTGCAATCGAATACCAGAGCATCGTAGGCCCATGCCACTTGTGCCCCTCCTCATACTCCAGAGCGGCCAGCTCCTCTGCCGACAGTCCATCGACCTGGCGGTATCGAGTTGGATCGCGTGCCACCAAAGCAGCTCGGCCAAACAAGTCGGCATGTTCTGTCATGCCATGGCCCTCGGCGAAGACTCGAGCGTTCTCGACGACCTTCTGAGGAGATTCGCGCTGTACAGATCAAGAGTGTTAGTAGTCTGTTCGAGTGTTCTTGTCGAGTCTTGTTTGCGCCGCGGCGCTCTGGGCGCCATCTTTAACTCACCTTGAGTGGATTCTCGACGACATTGACTGCAACAGACCCACGGCGACCGCCTTGATCAGTCTCGTATTTGGTCGCCTCCTCGTAGATAGGCGGGTTCTTCTCGTTGTGCTCCCCGCCGGGTGCGGCTTCTGCGAATGTCTTCTCCGCCATGTTGTTGACCAAGCCGTGACCGCGTGCGACAAGAAAAGTCAAGAAAGCACAAGAGAGTGGCACGAAACAAGGTTTCTATGGGCCGACTAAAGCTCTTATACGCCACGATCAGCTCTGGGCGCACAGTGCTTAAGTGGTACAAGGGTGAATGACTGGGGTGTTGGGGTGTCCCGCACTCCGCCAAGTGAAATGTGGAGCCTTAAGTGCGGAGGGTCTTCAGCCGAATTCACCACTCACCACACGAAGGAATGCTTCTGGGTGAATCCAGCCAATTGTCATGCTCCAAATCAGCCATTGAGGACGCACAAGCCCACGAGTTGCGTCTCCTAGGCGATGATCATGATGATTCCATTTCTCAGCAGCTCCTCGAGCTGAGCACGAGATGTTTGCGACGAGCAAAAGTTCGATCCGTCCTCAGGCTCGCGTGGACTGCCGAAGCTGGGATTCGGAGTTAGCGTGCTGTCGTCGCCACCAGGGGGACCACGCGATGCCGCATGGGTTGATTTGGTTGTCAGATGTTGGTGCGGGAGACTCAAAACAGGATGCCGATCAGGCGGTACGCCCACCTCGTCTTCGGCTGAACCGTGC
It contains:
- a CDS encoding uncharacterized protein (CAZy:GH13); translated protein: MTENATLFQGFEWNVPADGKHYQRLLKALPSLKNAGIENVWLPPGCKASSKDGNGYDIYDLYDLGEFDQKGEVRTKWGTKDDLLELSGKAKELGVGLYWDAVLNHKAGADKQEKVQAKEVAEDDRNKEISDSYQISAWLGFEFPGRGDKYSKQKYHWHHFSGTDWNQANEKKAIYKLEGRNKDWSESVDDEDGNADYMMFADVDYDHPEVQEDVKNWGRWIVNELGLKGFRLDAVQHFSQRFTNEWVEHVRSSQPSEDGNREDEKSNGDIFMVGEFWSADTENMLQWLSKMDHEFSLFDSPLVYNFSRIGTTPDADLRTVFDNTLTRAAPCNSVTVVTNHDTQPGQTMATPMEGWFKSLAYAMILLQEKGYPCVFYGDVYGMKAGEGEDGVESEEPAAGGKIPDMVLCRKLFAYGEQADYMNEANCIGWYRKGDEQHKDGMAVVMSNQGPGSIKMEVGKDKAGHVWTDVLGWEEGEVVIDEEGFGEFRCSGVSVSVWVNKDAKGREKFPVQFDVDIYNLGETNGNAQGEGSDASVEST